A portion of the Glycine max cultivar Williams 82 chromosome 10, Glycine_max_v4.0, whole genome shotgun sequence genome contains these proteins:
- the LOC100793001 gene encoding uncharacterized protein, which translates to MLGVLCATRPKPWLLSLVHVHASLPRLPHSPLSPSASPPPRRRHSTACKLFLSGGAAASIWHAIMPRGDDGLRRGVVAVHDLKGEGSWNVAWDARPARWLHRPDSAWLLFGVCACLAPPPGCVDADTNSAGIAVDESCGLLDKEREEDEVSADYRVTGVPADGRCLFRAIAHGACLRNGEKAPDENRQRELADELRAKVVDELLKRREETEWFIEGDFDTYLQRIQQPYVWGGEPELLMASHVLKTPISVFMRDTGSVELVNIAKYGEEYRNDKDISINVLFHGYGHYDILETLRP; encoded by the exons ATGCTTGGAGTACTCTGCGCCACTCGCCCCAAACCTTGGCTTCTCTCCCTCGTCCACGTCCACGCTTCCCTGCCTCGCCTACCTCATTCCCCTCTATCACCTTCAGCCTCGCCGCCGCCCCGTCGCCGCCATTCCACCGCCTGCAAACTTTTTCTCTCCGGCGGCGCTGCCGCCTCCATATGGCACGCTATCATGCCCCGAGGTGATGACGGATTACGGCGCGGCGTTGTTGCCGTCCATGACTTGAAGGGAGAGGGATCGTGGAATGTCGCTTGGGACGCGCGGCCGGCACGGTGGCTCCACCGCCCCGACTCCGCGTGGCTCCTCTTTGGTGTCTGTGCTTGTCTGGCGCCGCCGCCGGGTTGCGTGGATGCTGACACTAATTCTGCTGGAATCGCTGTGGATGAAAGTTGCGGCCTTCTCGATAAGGAACGGGAGGAGGATGAGGTTTCTGCTGATTACAGAGTCACTG GGGTACCTGCTGATGGTCGGTGTCTGTTTAGAGCAATAGCTCATGGAGCTTGCTTGAGAAATGGGGAAAAAGCACCTGATGAGAATCGTCAGAGGGAATTGGCTGATGAATTAAGAGCTAAA GTCGTAGATGAGCTGCTGAAAAGGCGGGAGGAAACAGAATG GTTTATAGAAGGGGATTTCGATACATATCTGCAGAGAATTCAACAGCCTTATGTATGGGGTGGAGAACCAGAGCTATTGATGGCTTCTCATGTTTTGAA GACACCAATTTCTGTTTTCATGAGAGACACAGGCTCGGTTGAATTGGTAAACATAGCAAAATATGGTGAAGAATACAGGAACGATAAGGACATTTCCATCAATGTGCTATTTCATGGGTATGGTCACTATGACATACTAGAGACCTTACGACCATAA
- the LOC100783456 gene encoding conserved oligomeric Golgi complex subunit 1, producing the protein MRVSSPAAASPLPRADDHRISTIGSRDAESLFRSKPIAEIRKTEAATRKQIEDKKEELRQLVGNRYRDLIDSADSIVRMKGSCNGISGNIAVVHDRIRSLSQSQSQSQTKLHSQSRAWTYGAACRVKYIVDTPENIWGCLDEGMFLEAASRYVRAKYVHHHLFVDSDDQKKKFLSNFAMLQHQWQIVESFRAQISQRSRDRLLERGLAISAYSDALAAVAVIDELEPKQVLSLFLESRKSWISQILGNAGPGDASSLVVLVLCDVLGIIQVTVGQVGELFLQVLNDMPLFYKVILGSPPASQLFGGIPNPDEEVRLWKSFRDKLESIMAMLDKSYIADTCFAWLRECVSKISGRNLIDAVGSGQDLASAEKSIRETMESKQVLQGSLEWLKNVFGSEVELPWSRIRELVLEDESDLWDEIFEDAFVGRMKAIIDLRFRELTGAVDVVNSISAIGDLCTKLDDVQGYLNRPSTAGGVWFLESNAKKTGVASGFKVQPEESEFQYCLNAYFGPEVSRIRDAVDVSFQSILEDLLSFLESPKASRRLKDLAPYLQSKCYECVSSILMTLKKELDSLYAPTENGEVPTAVTVEKSLFIGRLLFAFQNHSKHIPLILGSPRFWVNGNASAVGKLPALVKQSRFGSDSAICDSPGRQTSLGSKRQNSSVVSALLGMREGASHELEELNKTIGDLCIRAYNLWILRISNELSAIVSQDLKQDDALSLSSPWRGWEDIIVKQDQSDENPPEMKISLPSMPSLYIISFLFRACEEVHRVGGHVLDKKILHKLASRLLEKVTGIFEDFLSTAESGVHQVSEKGVLQVLLDVKFATDVLSGGDSNMVGELSSNPKAKLPGRKKHDQSLTNSAIRERSNQLLNRLSQKLDPIDWLTYEPYLWENERQSYLRHAVLFGFFVQLNRMYTDTVQKLPTNSESNILRCSTVPRFKYLPISAPALSSRGTKKAFTPSSNEIALRSSWNSITNGDLSQKINLDDSSSLGVAAPLLKSFMQVGSRFGESTFKLGSILTDGQVGIFKDRSAAAMSSFGDILPAHAAGLLSSFTAPRSDS; encoded by the exons ATGCGAGTCTCATCCCCAGCCGCGGCGTCTCCGTTGCCTCGCGCCGATGACCACCGTATCTCCACCATCGGCAGCCGCGACGCCGAGTCCCTCTTCCGCTCGAAGCCCATCGCCGAGATCCGGAAGACGGAGGCGGCGACGCGGAAGCAGATCGAGGACAAGAAGGAGGAGCTCCGGCAACTCGTCGGCAACCGGTACCGCGACCTGATCGACTCCGCCGATTCCATCGTCCGCATGAAGGGCTCCTGCAACGGCATCTCCGGCAACATCGCCGTCGTACACGACCGCATCCGCTCCCTCTCCCAATCCCAATCCCAGTCCCAAACCAAGCTCCATTCCCAGTCCCGAGCCTGGACCTACGGCGCGGCCTGCCGCGTCAAGTACATCGTCGACACGCCCGAGAACATTTGGGGTTGCCTCGACGAAGGGATGTTTCTCGAGGCCGCGTCGCGCTACGTGCGTGCCAAGTACGTGCACCACCACTTGTTCGTCGATTCCGATGACCAGAAGAAGAAGTTCCTTTCCAATTTCGCAATGCTCCAGCACCAGTGGCAGATCGTCGAGAGCTTCAGGGCGCAGATCTCCCAGCGCAGCCGCGATCGCTTGCTCGAACGCGGCCTCGCCATTTCCGCTTACTCCGATGCGCTCGCCGCCGTCGCCGTCATCGATGAGCTCGAGCCTAAGCAG GTACTGAGCTTGTTTCTGGAATCGAGGAAGTCGTGGATATCACAGATTTTGGGGAATGCTGGTCCTGGTGATGCTTCCTCCTTGGTGGTTTTGGTCTTGTGTGATGTGTTGGGTATAATTCAGGTTACTGTGGGGCAGGTGGGTGAGTTGTTTTTGCAGGTGTTGAATGATATGCCACTTTTTTACAAGGTCATTCTGGGATCACCTCCAGCATCACAGCTGTTTGGTGGGATTCCCAATCCTGATGAGGAGGTTAGGCTTTGGAAGTCATTCAGAGATAAACTGGAATCAATCATGGCGATGCTTGATAAGAGTTACATTGCTGATACTTGTTTTGCATGGTTGAGGGAGTGTGTGAGCAAGATAAGTGGAAGAAATTTGATTGATGCTGTTGGTAGTGGCCAGGATTTGGCTTCTGCTGAGAAATCAATAAGGGAGACAATGGAAAGCAAACAAGTTCTGCAGGGGAGTCTGGAATGGCTCAAGAATGTTTTTGGCTCGGAGGTTGAGTTGCCATGGAGTAGGATTCGGGAACTTGTTTTGGAAGATGAATCAGATCTTTGGGATGAAATTTTTGAGGATGCTTTTGTTGGCAGGATGAAAGCAATCATTGACTTGAGATTTAGGGAGCTAACAGGTGCTGTTGATGTGGTGAACTCAATTTCTGCTATAGGTGACTTGTGTACCAAGCTAGATGATGTTCAGGGGTATTTGAACAGACCTTCTACGGCTGGTGGTGTTTGGTTTCTAGAATCAAATGCCAAAAAAACTGGAGTTGCTTCTGGGTTTAAAGTCCAGCCTGAAGAGAGCGAATTTCAGTATTGTCTTAATGCCTATTTTGGTCCTGAAGTAAGTCGAATCAGGGATGCAGTTGATGTTTCTTTTCAGAGCATCCTTGAGGATCTATTAAGTTTCTTAGAATCTCCAAAGGCTTCCCGAAGATTGAAGGATCTGGCACCATATCTGCAAAGTAAATGTTATGAATGTGTGTCTTCTATATTGATGACACTGAAAAAAGAGCTGGATAGTTTATATGCCCCAACAGAAAATGGCGAGGTGCCAACAGCGGTTACTGTTGAAAAATCTCTTTTCATTGGACGATTATTGTTTGCATTCCAAAATCATTCTAAACATATACCCTTGATACTTGGTTCTCCCAGATTTTGGGTTAATGGGAATGCATCTGCAGTTGGGAAATTACCAGCTCTGGTAAAACAATCTCGATTTGGGTCTGATTCTGCTATCTGTGATAGTCCGGGAAGACAAACGAGCCTTGGCTCTAAAAGACAAAATTCATCTGTCGTATCCGCTTTGCTTGGCATGAGAGAAGGTGCAAGCCATGAATTGGAAGAACTGAATAAGACCATTGGGGATCTTTGCATTAGAGCTTACAACTTGTGGATTTTACGGATCTCAAATGAACTTTCTGCCATTGTCTCTCAGGATCTTAAACAAGATGATGCTTTATCTTTGAGCTCACCCTGGAGG GGCTGGGAGGATATCATTGTCAAGCAAGATCAGTCCGATGAGAACCCACCAGAGATGAAAATATCTCTTCCATCCATGCCTTCTCTGTATATCATCTCATTTCTATTTAGAGCCTGTGAAGAAGTTCATAGAGTTGGAGGTCATGTACTTGACAAGAAGATTTTGCATAAACTTGCATCAAGGCTACTGGAAAAG GTTACTGGAATCTTTGAGGACTTTCTTTCCACTGCAGAGAGTGGTGTTCATCAAGTGTCAGAAAAAGGAGTCTTGCAGGTTTTGTTAGATGTCAAATTTGCTACTGATGTTCTCTCTGGTGGTGATTCAAACATGGTTGGGGAATTATCTAGTAACCCAAAAGCAAAGCTACCTGGCAGAAAGAAGCATGACCAAAGTTTGACAAACTCAGCCATTAGAGAACGTTCAAATCAATTGTTAAATCGTCTTTCTCAGAAACTGGATCCCATAGACTGGCTTAC gTATGAGCCATATCTCTGGGAGAATGAGAGACAGTCTTACCTACGACATGCTGTTCTCTTTGGTTTCTTTGTGCAACTCAACCGTATGTACACAGATACTGTTCAGAAACTGCCTACTAATTCAGAATCTAATATTCTGAGGTGTTCTACAGTTCCCCGATTTAAATACCTCCCCATCAG TGCTCCAGCATTGTCCTCTAGAGGGACAAAGAAGGCATTTACTCCATCATCAAATGAAATCGCTTTGAGAAGTTCATGGAATTCAATTACAAATGGAGATCTTTCTCAAAAGATAAATTTGGATGACAGTTCAAGTCTGGGGGTGGCAGCACCCTTACTGAAGTCTTTTATGCAG gTTGGAAGCAGGTTCGGGGAGAGTACTTTTAAACTGGGATCCATACTAACTGATGGTCAAGTTGGCATATTTAAGGATAGATCTGCAGCTGCCATGTCCTCATTTGGAGATATTCTACCTGCTCATGCAGCTGGTCTTCTTTCATCTTTTACAGCTCCCAGATCAGATTCATAA